The genomic segment TTCTGTGCTTGTGTGCtgattttaatttatattaagtTTAATAATGATGCATGTTGTCAGTAATGTTCTAATGAATAAAAACGATCAGCTTTGTAGTTAAAGAGAAACTGAATCCAGACTTACACTTCATTAGATCATGTCTTAACCCCTGATCTCCATCATAGTCCAGCCTGGAGGAAGAAACACAGTCAGAATGATTATCTATCCAACATGAGTCCTAACTGCTGTTAGACATGATGATGCGTTCAGGTTTATGATCCCAGCATCTCTTCATCAGTTCTGTCAACTCTGTCAACCCGGGAGCATCACCCTTGATATCATCCAGCTGTGGGCGGTCTCCCTGTGGGATGCGCAACATCACTAAAGCGGGCATTGCATCTACATTGGAGGAAGAATTAAAAAGGCTGTCAGAGTGGCCTTGAGGTTAAATGAGACTTTGGTAATACCTGAATAGATGGTCTGGACTGATGCTTATGTAAAGGTTCAGGTTAAATCCTGCTAAATGGGACAACTCTgccacctgctgttgtaaatTTCATTgagtagagctgtaacaattccaaatttacaATTAATTGAATGAATCCCATGATACATCTTTTGGATAAATCAatgttatgtgacccagataatgtaataacacaagtaCAGAGCCTATAAAATAAACCACGCCTCTGTATTATCATAGTTTCCTTAAATGAACGTAAAATTGAaaattaccatcaacagtcatagACCTTAGCTAATAATAGCAATTCACTGACGTTAAACAAAGAGACggtgattatgtaaaaaaaatacgaTCATACAATTATGTTacaattgttacaggcctagctTTGAGTTGTGGTAGCAAATACAATATGGAGCAACTAGAATAAGAGCGTGAAAGTCCACATCCCCTGAACAACATGGTTGAATAGCCCTGCTTTAGTCCATTTGACTTTCTTTTACAAGCCATTACTCTACAGCTCAGAGCCAAGAAAACTAAGTCCTGCCATTCTTGCACCATGTGTCCCAAGACTCAAATGAGAAAAACTAAGATTTTTTGAGCATTGATAGTCACTCACAGAACAGTCACTTACTTCCATATGGTTGTTTCCCTGTGACAATGGACCAAAGCAGTATCCCAAAActtaaagacagacagagagaattACATGTCAGGATTATTATACATATCATAACAATTGCACCCTGGTTGATTGCTGGCTAGGGTTTGTTGTCATCTGTAAATTAATACTCATGTGAGAATGAGGATATTATATGACAATAAGGAAATCTGTGCAGGAAGTTACCTcactttactcttcttctctgaAAACAATTCCCTCATCTGTTAAAAGGACTATGCCAAAGCTTATTTGACTTCCTGTCAAGACTGAACCTGTGCTAGACATGGAGTAAAGGCTCTGGTAGCTTCATATGATGTGCTTCCAAAAGCCTCTGGTGGCATGTAGTTAATCGTCCCTCCTAGTGGTTCACTGTCCTTGGATAGTGTGACACTGGAGGAAATCCTGGAAAGGCCAAAATCTGTAAGCTGCAGAGAGAATTagcaaaaagagaaaagaggttCTTTATTTGGTAACAAtttatttgaaggggtgtgcAGAAGACTGACATGAAACCAGTCATGAACATGAAAGAGTCTTTATGAATGTTCATGACTGTTGTAATTTAGAGTTATTTGGTAAATTATGACTCTTTCAATGCTAAGTTAGCATTGTTGTGTGATGTTTGTgttatgacaagttgacattaaccTAGACAACATAACCGTCATAAATATGTCATTGCAGGCAGGTGGATTTTTACATTGGCTGTCATGAGTTAGAgttcatacctgcaaactcaaaagggctgaaaaaggtgataCATCATTCCCcccagagaagaaaaaaaaagggaaaacacaacattttcccggtgctaaaacaatacacacacatatacatatatatatatatatattttgtcaaaaagcgacaagtttgcaggtatgagAGTTAGTCAAAGACATTGAAAAACAGGTAGTGCGGGTAAACTGGAAACATCTGGAGGCCCCTCTCAGAGAGATCTTTAACTCACACCTCTGCAGGGTCTGTTATGGCATCCCTGTGGAAgttgggggcattgaaccctaGTGGATAATGTTTAAAGCTTCCATTTCTGAAGTTGGGCCtcagggtcttaggtgcctcaagaaCATGAACATTGTGGTGGATAGCGATGGTCAGGGAAGTCGTTCCTCACCTTTGCCCACGGAGCCCGGTCGGCCAAAGCCCGAAGGATTGGTGCTAACACCGCCACTACCCTGTGGACCCACGACCCCCATGGATGGTTACCTGGGCTGGAGGCCTGGGTGTGCCGAATGCCAACAAGGAAGACTAGCTTTGAGAACATGAAACATAACATCTCTGGTGGGGAAGAAGCTAGAGCTGGTGCGGGAGGTTGAGCGGTACCAGGTAGATATAGTTGGACTCACCTCACCGcgacacattctcactcccagcacGTCAAATACGGGTGCTTGGACAGGTCCCTTTAGTGTTTGCTTCTTCTGCAAAAAGTGTCCTTCAGCGTTGGGACTATTGGCATCATTTTGTGACGCCCCGGTTGTGGACTGATTTAGCGccatttgaaaaatgtatggTTAACTGACATGGGGAACAAGAACGGGATGTATGTATACAAGAATGGGACATGACTCcagtctcctgagtgaaagtcctgtaaTTATTCGACCCACCTACCATGATTTTTAGTCCTTAATACCATCTTGTGGGCgtacaatgggcctcattcaccaatatcttaaaggtatagtgaaggattttctttttccgggtggatcatcaagactattggtcctcctggttatcaatcattctggtgatatgtttacgtaaggccaTGGTACGTGCATGTCCTtggctttcaggtgtatatgtgtggtaagcttgagctacggtttcagccattcattgaagcattgaagcttttgggagaatatttcacacgctggcgagcgctaaaagcacaggttgggcttcccactgatgcctcagtcctgaagtttctactccacaggtaaagtttggctatttggagaaatccatttaaaatcactgctagtaaaagtttaTGTAAGCTAtaattagcgatgctagccctggcacaagtcacgcaccgcgcacacactgtaaacatctcaatttgtgtgaaagtgcaaatcttcttttggaaagtaggcttgtatgagccatgccgacagcaacttgtaaacaatgcactctcgtgcacacgtttaataggcattccctctcgggagcaggcagagtgttgcacatgtgcattttttcaaaaattacagagggcggttcttttctaaaattcgggaaaattCTCCACAATACCTTTAAGTTCTCCTAATCTCccaagttttctcttaaatatgttcttaagacattttctaagaaaagtctacgtcggattcatgacgtgttcttaaacagcagaattgttcgcacctgtgttcttaggattgatgaatcccacgtcttcgtaactgaaagcgcgtgccagttgttcctaattagcataagaaaacgccccgcaaattcccatataaggacatgacacttcctgtgcacctcctagGAGACAGGTTTTTGGAGATTGttggagccgcggtggaggaagtactgaatctcagtacttaaataaaagtacaaataaccagagacatatttactttagtaaaagtagaagatgtccactaccacaaacaaagcctggcttttaagaaaagttcctatcctaaccataaaatggaaatgtgttgttagaatcggaatgcggttggttttattcatggatgtattttattttctttaaccgtgcaagtaagcaaataaagtgtgtgaagcagcagacatggggagatgtgaagaggtccagccaaataaataagatatgaacgcgtcttacgcagcctggcggatagtaaacgacgctgtggagatAAATAGATATAgaaactatgatttaaaaacgggaataataaaaaccaacgttttcattttcacttttactggaggctgtattaccgagggtcagtggcgctgcgcccgggctctgcagcaccggagccggcttggatcagcggtgccccatatatacagtatctacggcaacccatatatacagtatctacggcaaccaaacttcactggtgagacaaacgtgtgacggtcaggaagatgTTTTGACagaggggggaaactgatcagaaaatgtaacggaacattgtagaaatgtagtggagtagaaagtagagataattgctgcaaaatgtaacaaagtaaaagtcaaaagtaggctatgcactattgattctacttaagtaaagtacagatacgtgaaaaatgtacttgagtacagttacgaagaatttgtactttgttacattttaccactgcattttggccctataaatagtgatcaatcaccaaataacgcaagatttaatcagtttaattgctgatatAAATTGtactgttagtgtttttttgcataatatgattttttttcaacaaatgatcagaaatacattacagtacaatattatcattgtaaatgactgtagaattgaataaaatgcagtaagcaatcatttggagcaaattgtcatcactcaaatgtgtgtaagagtgcttttcagtgttcgtagattttgttcttagctaagaacaaatccaagttaagaaaactttagtgaatgccagaatcttcgtaaaaagttcgtaagaagggtttaagaacacatttcttcgtaagaaccgttggtgaatgaggcccaatgtgtTTTACAGGCTCCCTTTAGTCTTCATAGAGTGTGCAAACTATTATAACAGTATACAGTAAACATGAGGTCTGGACTCCCCTCAAAGCCTGGGACTCACCTTGGCATTAAGAGAATTGTCCAGCAGCACGTTTTGGGGCTTCAGGTCCTGGTGGAGAACGGGACGGGGCAGACTGTGGAGGAAGTTTATACCCAGAGCCACTTGGTGAGCCAGTCTGAAGACCAGCGGCCAGGGTGGAATTCCCCTCAATGCTTCCTGTAAGATTGTTTCCAAAGTTACAGATCCACAAATAGTGGAGATAGTGagctacacatacagtatagccTACACTACCATTCAAAGGTTTGAAATATGCTGTCATATTAATCTTCTTCTTTCCTGCAATAGTAACTATTTGAACAAGAAAACTGTATAGTTCAGAcaccaaatgtattatttacatttgaaatagtTTTGAAATGAAATTACTTCCAACTTCCATTTAGTTGATACTTCACTTCTTAtgcttttttaattaataacttgtagcagagtatttttacagtggtAAAAGCTATGAGTAGTTGTTCCACCCCTGGTTACCTGTAGTGACGCCAATGATCCTCTCTCCATGAGCTCCATGACCACACCAAGCTGTGTTGACCTGCCAGAGGAGGGTGTTTGACCCTTGAAGACCCCTTGGATGGCCATAACATACGGGCTGGTGGCTTGACGCATCATCGTGATCTCACGCAGCAAAGACTTCtcagtcctgtgtgtgtttgtttgcattttgagtAATTCAGACAACTTTATGTAATTATAAACAGGAAACCCTCTGTAAGCACTTACCCCTCACCCTGAAGAAGCAGTTTAATGGCCACGTCAGCGCCCCACTGATGATGCCTGGCTTTGTAGATTTGTCCAAAACCACCAGAGCCAATCACCTCCCAGTCCCCCAGGCTGGAGTCTTCAACAAACTGTGCCATAGTTCACTGGAGGAACAAATTATTGGTATAATCAAACACAGTccagtttttaaaaaagtagCTGCAACATGTGATGTAATCCTAAAAATCTTCTATTACaatcctaattttttttttttaaatatcaaaatGAGTAATGTATATTTCTTCTAATGGATCGGATCATTGTGAACCTTTGACAGAAAAGACACAGTGGGGGTTTAGTAAATCCAAGGGTGTGTCCGAGTTGTAAGACTGTTGTTTTGGTCACACCTCAGCCAGTTTCAACAACCCTGTCGGTCAGGTTGAAAGATAGGAGGTCCTTAGCCCCCAGGGTATGCAAAACATGTGCTTGCTAAATCTTTGCATCTGCatcttttgttactgtattaaAACTACACTCCAGTCACGAAACCAATATGTCAAAACTGACAGACATATTCTCCTCTTTCATTTCTCCTCTGCTGAACAAGTTACTGTAATGTTATCTTTCAGACACATCAAAGCTGTATGTTGGGGTGCTGTGCTCCTGCTGAGTTCTTCTGTAGGCTATGACCTAAATACTCTCTGTCTGCTCATGTAAATGTGTAGATCATTTGTTGCGTATATGAATGTGGCTAACGTTATTGATAGTGAGATGCCTGCTACAGCTGCAACCTTTATTCCTCTGAtcaaatgctttgttttaatgaaaGTTTTACCGTAGCTGTCTGACCTGTTTTGAAGTTCTCTACATTTTCACTGatgattcaattacattttatttatattatcaaaTTGTAagttcataacaagagttatcccaagtcacagatagagtaggtttagaccacactctataatttacaaagacacaacaattcccccaagagcaaacatttggtgcaacagtggtgaggaaaaacttcattttaggcagaaacctgggacagacccagaatCTTGATATGAGCTCACATTAAAATCTAAACAGTGTTGATGTACACGAGAGCCTCTGGCAGTAATTCATGCAAACCTTTTTCAGATCACTGTCATTTAAGAGATATTCTACAGAATATTTCAAATAGATATTTTGAATCAGTCAATCAGCATGCAGAAACCTTTCTACTGTCCACTTAAACAGAGACACAGCACAATGTCATCAAAATGATCTTGATTTTCAGACATTTACAGATTCCTCTGCTAGGATACTCACCTGCTGATCGCTTCAGGTTGCTTTACAGACTCTTTCCAACTTCATGAAACACTGGCAGAGATGAAgcttctcttttctcctcttctcttcagtccgggtgtctgtgtgtgtttgatccgAGGATGCCAGTGCTTTTTGTCTAAGTACCGGagaccacgccaagacccgtCTTTCAATAGCAGCTCGATTGGCTGTGGTTAGgcaaggttaggatagccgattggtcaggggataggacctgaacaaattggGTTAAGTTACCTTATCGGTTTAATTAGAGCTCGTCTCAAAGGTTTCTTCTGAGGTTTCTGTGACTTTCTACTGCAAATAAAGTTTTTCATGAAGAAAAACACATGTATTTGGTTCTGATGCTGTTTTGAATTGTAAAATCTAAAAGGTATGAAACAATTGTCAATGAATATGTTATCAGTTGCAGCATTTATATTTTGGTAAGCTAACTAAATGGGACTAAACGGTGCAAATGATTAGCCTTTCACATTTTGTCTAAAGACaataacatacaaacacacacacaaacacccacacacacacacacacacacaaacccccacacacacacagacacacacacaaagatgactGGTGATGGAAGATTgagtgatacagagtgaaattTTAAGTTCTTGTTAATGACTTGCTAAACTTTATGTTTACTTGAGTTGAAGGAAAGGGGATATTTTAGTGTGCATTGAAAGtataataaaatgaaagcaatcaTTCATACATAGTTCCATATAGTAATCGTTACTCCAAATATTGTATTCTTTCTGCCATCAGGTTATTAGATTCAGACAGTAGCCACTTTATGTAGGATCCTTATCAATAACTTACATGATATTGTGAAGTATGCAACAATGcctattgattattttattatttctgtgCTTGACGTTGCATTTTGGATGTTGACATGACAGTGCGGTTGTAATTAGTGCAATTAAATAGTCTTATTTTGACCTGTAACTTATCAAATAGAGAGAGGTAGTAGATAATGGTATTACTTTATCACACATTTActtgagcagacagagagcattTAAGTCATAACCTAAAGAAGAACTCAGTCTGGCCTGAGTAATAACCCCCCACCATGCAGCTTTGATGTGTCTAAAAGCTAACATTACAGTAACTATtgttctctgtgttggcgttctaaactccggtggatttctgaggactatggttaactgctcctcagatctctgcagagtaaatccagacagctctGGTTCAATTCTTATCTCCATAACAGAAAACAATGTGTTATGATACAAGGATGCAAATCCGATGTATTAATTCAGCAACAAGGTGTCCCTCAAGGTTTAACTCTTGGTCCACTtctcttttctatttttgttaCTGACCTTCCATCAATCTGCTCTGAATGTTGTGTTCTGCGTTATGCAGATGATGCAGTATTATACACTTCCAAAATTAATTTATTACAGATAAAATCTGCTTTGCAGtctgactacaacactggctcATAAGAAATAAATTACttattaataaaatcaaatCTCACATTATGATTTTTGGAACTCCACAGACCATCAAGGCCAAATTAAAAAGTCACACATGTGTAATTACATGTTCTGATGGTCGTTCACTGCAAAAAGCTGAACACACCAAATAACTTGGGCTTTGGCTAGACTCTGACCTCTCATTTAAGTATCATAttgattatattttaaaaagaatcaACTTTGGTATTGGTGTTCTCTACCGCTCTAGAAAATGCTTCTATCTTACTGTAAAACAACTTATTTTACAAATTATGGACTATGCTGATGTTGTATATCAGGTTGCACCCAGCACTAATCTGCTCCCTCTCAATGTTGTTTACAACAGAATCTGTAGATTTGTTCTTGGATGTCCTTTCACTACTCATCATTGTATTGTGTATGAAAAACTTGCTCTACCATCACCCTCAATAAGAAGACATCACCACTGGTTGCAGTTTATTTATAAACGTATACATTTCAATTACCCTAGTTATCTAAAACAGCTTATGGTACCCTTTTCCTTTACCTACCACTTTAGACACTctacacaactttttttttctgtccctgCTATATCGTTCGCGACATCTGAGAAAGCCTTTACGTTTAAAGCCCCCTCAGATTGGAATAATCTACCTGTAAACATTCGATCCATTCTATTACTCCACTCCTTTAAAAATGCCGTTTTCCTATTATAGTACCAACTGTACCTGTTCATAATCCTCTACAACACCATGATAACACCTCttctaatattattattaatatccaGTTTCCAGTTTCTGACTGACTaggatgttttctttgtttgttttcattttgttaacTGTTGTGTCTAATTATGATTGTACCATAGACTTAAAATGAATGGACAACGCATCTGGTtcggcaaagtgctgcaaatgcggaagtgccttgaACCTACATTCtctctgaattccagcagggagagactccttaaacctgcattatatctgaattcctgcagggagTGACACGTGCGGTTGCTAAAAGAGGTtggtttctatagaagtctatgagaaagtgatccacttctcacttgatttattacttcagtaaatattttcataatgagtttatggtctcaatcgctagttttaagtcttctaaAACACAGAATTATGTCAATTTTGTGAATTATggtcttgttgattttaaaattggcGATAAAGTGgggggtgttttagggtgtggctatgatgtgattgccagagaaagtgtgtaacgtaatgtagagtgtaagcagctcctccctccctcctccctcccatcTACTTGCATGTGcaattttgaaatgtattttctttgatTTTAGGAGCAACAGGACACAAAGgataaaaggaaaaacaatgttTCTTTAGGGTGACCTCTATCTAACCCTGTGCAAAACCTGTTAAGTGAACTTTATTATCCCCTAGAATAAAAGAGAGCAGTTGATGCACACAGGGCCGGCCCGTGGTGTAGGCAGTGTAGGCAAATGCTAGGGGAGCTGGCAGTCCAGATgaggaaagaaaagaatagataaagaaaacacaaactggTTAGGGCTGGCTCTGTATAAACATAACAAGCATTCACGGTACAAATGACATGGACGTATTAATGAGACCAATGGTAACAGGGACAAATGATCGGTGTTGATTCCGGTTTAATAACTAGACTGATAATTTTAATATTGCACCTTCAGACTATACATCTGCCATTTgcatatactatatattttttacattctgCACTCATTAATAATTGTTTATGCTTATTGTCAGAAAagagtttattgccacagtaagtACTCTCTACAATAACAGTAAAATACCACATTTATCCTTTAAAAACACATCTTTACTTCCAACCCCTCGATTTGCACATCGATcttttcctttgtttcctttggAGAATTTCTAAGAGGTAAAACAATTGAAGAATTtgcaagacaaaagaaaaagcagaTCAAACAACAGGATGTTTCTTTAGGCTGTAAACAAGCGGACATCTTGTTATAAATGTCCTACAAAGACGAGTTTGTTACAGAACTCGAGCTTCACGCTCACAGAAAACTTCTTCCGATTCTCTAAAGAACAATCTCCCAATAACAGCTAACTAATCCTTCATTTTACTAAATAAATCTGCTGAACCACCAACATATTAGTTTCATTTCAACTACATTTCAGGGGGAAAATATACGTTCCaaagtttcatttttttatgatacCAAACTCTTCAAAATCTCTACTAACACAAGATGTAAAGAAATGACAGAATGACACAAATTAAGGTCCATACTTGTCTCAACGTGGAGTCCAAAGGAACAAAGGTTGGCTGGGTTTAACTATGATACATGAGTGCAgcagaaatatgtttttgtgtcgTGTTTCATCGTGTTCAACGGCTCCAAAACTGAACGTCACAAACTGTAAAAACCAACATGCTGGATTTTACATTTAGCACCTGAACTCCACTTGAACATGTTGCAGCAGACGGCAGCGTGACGTTTACATGTTGGACATGAAACACGAGTACTATTGTCGTGTTGTTGCATACGTTCCTTAAACAACAGATACAACGCTGTCTTTTCTGCGCCATAAACTctattaaacatttagtttcTACCTTAAATattattcaatgttttttagtttCACTTGATTTGTACTTTGAGGtagaattattttctttttttaaaacaaactctTATTTTCACACTGTCAGTTTTAAATGAAGCTGTCAATCTTTCCCTTTTATTAGTTTCTACTTTGTTTCATCAGACAGTACAAGATACTGAACAACATCACGTTTCATAGCACCACGATTACAAATAAAGTTGTATCAAATGTTTGGTCAGAAATTGTGAAAAAGGCACGTActgacaaacagaaaacacgGCTACGCTGAAAACACGTCTCATGTTTCTGGATCTTTTTCGACagatttaaaggtgcagtaggtaagcctcaTAAAACTAACTtactgtcatatttgctgaaaatgaccctatgttccagtagaactacatgaagcaggtcattaaaaaaacatccggctcctctggctccacctacagcctgtagtgagatttgcaaaaatccacagctccatGGTTAGATGAACCAATCAGGgacagggggggtgtctaactgtcaatcactgctcatgcacattcattcattctcccttgtggggggaggggcttaggagaccgttttgggctagcggaaaggggggagggactgaaaagttgttgatgttcaaatgttttggctaagacctggatcttcacaatcctacctacagcacctttaagcaacacaaacatttggaaatattaaac from the Perca flavescens isolate YP-PL-M2 chromosome 2, PFLA_1.0, whole genome shotgun sequence genome contains:
- the LOC114563731 gene encoding receptor-interacting serine/threonine-protein kinase 3-like; this translates as MAQFVEDSSLGDWEVIGSGGFGQIYKARHHQWGADVAIKLLLQGEGTEKSLLREITMMRQATSPYVMAIQGVFKGQTPSSGRSTQLGVVMELMERGSLASLQEALRGIPPWPLVFRLAHQVALGINFLHSLPRPVLHQDLKPQNVLLDNSLNAKLTDFGLSRISSSVTLSKDSEPLGGTINYMPPEAFGSTSYEATRAFTPCLAQVQS